The Venturia canescens isolate UGA chromosome 7, ASM1945775v1, whole genome shotgun sequence genome segment GGTACGTTCGATGTATTGCTTGTCGATCAAAGCCTCAATGCACTTCTTTATCATACCTATCGATGGAGCGAATGTCACCTTCGATTGGCTGAGAACCTATAAACACCAATAACGAATTCATTAAACGATTAGCTCTTTTTTCTAACATCGATAACATCAGAAagactaaataaaaaaaaaaaataataaaaagcgaTCTCAACGAGCAAAGAATTCTTACCTCCTGGACGAGCTGATTGTGTCTTagaatttttcgacttttcatagTTCTGACAATGGCAGCCTGCAGATACAATTTTCTATCATCATCGACGCTCCTGTGAGTTGCCTCAGTCTCACTCGGTGCGTCCCTCTGCAAAGCTCCGGTGACTCGAAATTTGGTTCTTTTGTTGTAATAATCGAAATTGAGCTGAAGAACGGAGTCTTCCTCGAGATTCGTGGTAGTCGTTGAGGAGGTTGTGTTTTCGGCACTGCTGTCCTTGCCGTTGTCCTCTTCGGTGACAGAGCTGCTCGAGGTTGAAGAGTTTGAGGatgcttttttcaatattttacaaTCGACAAGAATAACTGCGTGTTTGACGAGTTGCTCGTGGGACAGACGCAACGAAGCCGCAGCTTCTCGACACGGTAACGCGTCACAATGTTCGAACAACAAAAGCAACGCCATTTGATAGGTTTGCACGGTTACGAGATAAGGCTTCTTGAGGTAATTTAGCTTTAATTCACCCTGGCACAAGTGGTGAAGCCAAGTGATTTTACGACCGCTGAATTGGgcgtgataaaaactctcgAAAGCTTGAACCGAACGCTCCAATTGTTGTGGCACGTGGAACGGACCCGGTGACGGTGGCAAGGACAAAGGCCAAGCGCCAGCTTGTAATACGTAAACGACGAATCCAATCCCCAATTGAGCATCCGCGTTTCTTTCTCTCAGACTTGCTGCGAATTTTACATTCAAATCCACCGAAACTGACATGTCGGTAAACATCCGATGAAGCTTGTTCGTAAACTCGTAACCGCAAGTCTGCTTTAGACGATCGATCATCGCCTCCTCCGCGTCCATCGACTGTGATTGCTGGTGTATCAAACGCTTCGCTAACATACGAGCGTAAAACTTTTGAAATACGTCCTTGTCGTCCACGTACTTGAATACCGTTATTGAACGCGATAACTTCTCATCTATTTCCGCCTCCGATACACCTTTTGCTGATTTCTTCAATAATGAGTCGCAGTACTTGGCGAGCTAGAGGTtgagtttcaaaaattttgaaatttatatgAAATTCGTGAAATTAATTTACTTTACAAGAACGCTGTTGTGGCGGGCCAAATTaactattttttcacgttctccAACAATAACTATGTTTGAAAAGACACATCAAGAAAAAAGCAACGAAAAATTCGACTACGTTTTGGCCAAAACAACTCTTTTGATCTCATCCCAGGGATTATCTGGAGTCGAATGATccaaatttaaatttttcctttatttattcgttattaCAGCGACTGAGATTTTATGgagtcacattttttcattcggtattaattatttttcaaaatccttgGAGCGAAAGAGgcgaaaaaattctcttggGGTAACTGGGATTTTATGAACGACGCTCAAGAACCTTCAgtcgtgaaaatttttaatatgctTCACTAATTGACGCTAGAATAGTTCAAtatattttctcgaaattatgCTGGATCCGAGGTTTGATTAACGCTTTGTTTCTGCGTAAAAATGTTCTAAaaaaacagtatttttttgGCCCGTCACATTCAAGTTCCCCTTCACTATGAAAATAGTTCTTACCAGCTCAGGAGCACGAACTGGTTGTCGAGCTGCCGGCCTGTGATTCACAACCGCTGAGCAAGCTTTATCCAATGCGCCGATAAACGCTTGTTCACCTTTGAAAACGTCCTTTATCAGTTCCGAATATTTCGAGTGCACGGCCAACATGCTTTCGACAAATTGGGTGTGAACCTGgtcacagagaaaaaaaaatccataaggAAACGGACATCaaaattaatttgagaatGCTGCGTCGCTACAACGCAATTCGATTCTCATTCAGCATCAAATGTTcaaggaaaattgaacttttcgaTGAATTGCGAAAATGGTAAAtggaaacaatatttttcgttattttcgtgGATTGAAATTGCtagaaaaattacattttctccTTGCATTGGACCAATGGCCTGCAACCCTTGTTGGGTTATATGCTGAGTAAGTTTTTGCACCAATGGTGCTAGTCCCGAAGGCAAAGGTCGAATGAGCGGGTACAAAAGGGCGAGGTCCCTTCGTCGTTCGTGTTCGACCATCAGATCAGATTCCGTATGTAACCAAGCTACGTGGGCAGCcaccattttttcctcgcagCACTGTCTAACCTTGAGAACGAGAGCAAAAGGTTGAATCGCGTCAAACTTTAGGATTTAGCAAATACAAATATGCCTTTGCCAGAAAATTCACGAACTTTTGGCGTTGAACTGGGATGCAAAAACTTGTGAGCTCGGAGTTCTTCCTGACTCAACCGCCAGGTAACTCGCTCCATGTAACGCGTCACGTCCGACTGTTGCAGCAGTTCCGAAGCCTCTCGAGAATAGAATTCACCACTCGCTTCCAGAAATGGACCTTCGAATATTTCCTGGTACATCTGCAAAtagtagagaaaaaaataactttaaaTATCAGAAATTTTTCTGACACTCATTCGGAGAACGTCGTCACGGTGATAGCAAAAGtacatttttcttctgcaTCAAAAATCCGACTAAAATCGACCACTCATTAACTGTCAACGTACATCTAATGGTCCTTTCATTTTGTATTCTTCAACCCTGACGAAACTTTCGATAACGCCACAAATAACGTCAGTCGTAGCAGGTTGTGCTTCGCCCATACGATCGGCGTGAATACCCTCGAGGAGAAGAGCCACGAGCTGTCGTCTCAACGGTGCGatcattcgttttttccatATGTCAAGACCCAATTCACCGATCTCCATTTGTTCCTGACAATCGACCGCGATTGTCGAGGACACACCGTAAATTATTTCGGCATCggttaatttttgtttcttaatGTGTTGTTGATTGAGATATAAGTACAAACGATGCAGATAATTTATTCCTTGAGAATATTCGGTCCACGCTCGATGATAAGCCTGGAGAAGACCGTTGTCGCCGTGTCCACGAACACGCATCAACAATTGAGAAACATGGTTGTCCAAAAAGCGCTTTGTCTCGTTGTACAAACGGTCGGCCATCGGTTCCGGATAAGCTACGCACAGCGAGTAGACGTCGCTGTGAAACAaacgaatttatttattcacttGTTTATCGCtcaacgttttattttttattttatcgtccattttctttctcgatttttcattttacctGAATCTGTCGTTCCATGTCGAACGGGGCACATCCGCGAGTGTTATTACACCTTTCACTGTTTCCCGGAGAACGTCCCACGTCTCCCGGAAATCTACCATACGCGGTTTCAACGACATCCTTCCTTTTATATGAAACGTTGATCACTTTGTCGAGAAATTTTCTCGTACCGATGCCACATCACTTTTCTTCATCCGCAACgaatctgaaatttttcaattgttccATCAAAATCTTGTGTTTTTACTcttaatatttcgaaaaatagaaCAATTTTTTGTACGATTCCAAAAAGTATTCATAAAAAGGGCGAATATGTAGAAATattattgtgaaaaatcacTTTAACTGCAAGGCTTTTCTGTGCTTTGGGAAACAAAAGTGCTACGTGTTCAAAGACCCACACGGTACCGACCCCCTTAACGAGGACGAGGGTCAACGCAaacgaaatacgaattttagtcaattgaaatttacgtCACTGAAAATATTCACGTATTTAGAGTAAatgaatcaatttttattgcagtCGAACGATACACACTTAGGATCGTGGTGTAAAAAAGCATTAACGTAAATGCACGTTAGCGGAGAAATGGAaggagattttttttgcaaaacattCGTGTCATGCGGTATATTTTCAGTCCAGTTTGCAAGTGGGTTAACGGGTCATGAAAACGAGGGTGTAGTTATGCGTCGGATGTGGAAATGGGAGAGAATTTTTCAAGGAAAATAGAAGAAATTGGTTGTCCAATTTCGAGCAGGAAACCTCGGCTTCTTCATTTACGTTTATTTGTATcgggtttattattttttgcacCGTTTGTGATTTGAGGCTCGTTATCTAGTTCTCGCGGCCTCGGCGAGTACCACCACCATTCGTTGGCAGCTCGCCAACGTATTTTTTGCACCCTCGTCACTCTTTCTTCAAATTTCTGCGCATCATCCTACGTATTTAGTATTACAGAGGCAACAtatttggaaaatgaaaattcgttcgttaAACACGAAGACTCAAACGTTTGTCAGACCGTCGAATTAACGACGAAACGAGACAATATTTCTTGGTACAATCGCGAGGGAAAAGTTGCCTCTTTATTTCTCTCACCCCTCCTCATCACGGGACACCACACCGCGTGTTCAACTAAATTTAGAACGCACACGTTTCTCGAACTGGTTTTTTGGGCTTTTGTCATTTTTAACTTGGTCACTATTAAGGACagtggaaatggaaaaaaaaaaaaaaaaaaaaataggtaaaaagaaatacaaattcttattatttccAAACTGACGAGCGCTGCTTCGTTGTCtaattttggattttttttcgaaatcacGTCGAATAgtcgaaaaattttgttcactTCAGTTTTCATAGTCGActccttcatttttataaatcgaaGTATTTTTCTAGCGTTTACAATCTCGCCAAATGCCTCAAAACCAAATTTGCAGAGACGACAAATTTTGAGCAGgcagaaaaaatttgaacctcacgtaaaataaataaaaataagcgaACGCGGGTATAATCGGCATACTGACCGTTCGCTTCTGTCGAATGTCAATGTCATGCTGCTGCACGCGCTTTTGGAATAGTTCATTCAGCAAAAGCAGAATTGTTTTGTCTCGCGCGGTTGAAAGTGGTTATTTACGATCTACAGCAGGAGCAAAAGTGAGAGAAATCTTGCGAACAAAGGAACAAGAATTCTAGAAATTTTCGCAAAGCGAGTATCAAGCACTGcgttagagaaaaaatatccgtTGAAGCGTAAACTGTAGACTCAATGCTCCTCGTCCCCGCCCCTCTTTCGCGCACCGCAGCGTCCACACTTTCGTTTTTCTCCAGCACGTAGCGACACAAggaacacgtttttttttgggaaAACACAACAATGGAAACGAATACAATATTATCTCAGCACAACAACGCGGAagctattatttttcattctgcaCGTTTCACTCGACGAATAACgactggaaaattcaaaaagtttgaTAAAAAGTGaagttatgaattttttcgattctcgatagttctttcatttttcctcatttataagagtttttcaaaaacgaaACTTGTTCTCTGGTTCAAAAATCCACATCCCAGAATGTTTTCGACTCGGTTAAACGAACTCTAACTGTATGGGAATCGTGAGAAAATCGTTCGAGTCATTTCCACCCAAGGAAGTCGTAAACGGTGATGGAACAGTGGGACGAGCGAGTGTTAAAGAGGGGCAGCGGGAGGAGAGGGATATGAATCAAGAGCCGAGGTTAGTCAAGCAGTAGACCAGCTGATTTGAACTGTTCCAAAGAATACTCGTCCAAGGGCGTTAAGAAATCCCGTTTTCCTTCGCTCTATAATGTTTTCCACGCCATATGTTTCTCGAGAtaccaaaattttcgaaaattatcaACATTCGGAGGGTAGAAATCATTTACTTCGTTCGTACATATAAACAACATTGAACGCATCGAAGTGTTGGACGATAAACTCCTATGCACGAAGCAGTTATGTAGAAATGTAGAAAAATCCAGTTTCAGAATGAATGGCAAAcgaattcatttaaaaaatatcgattcgtagaaaaaaattagtattgtgtttattttttaactctaAGCTGCAAAATTTCATCATGGTCATGgtcatttgatgaaaatcgGGGTGAATGATGAGGTCGTGAACGAACCTTTTTCTCGTGAGAGTTCATTTCGAAAGTTGACGATATATCATTGCACCTCACCCGACAAGAGAAATGTCGAAATAATTTCGTTCGTTATAaactttatatatttttatcgtttttttagtatttttttcttaacctTTTATCTTTCTCACTCAAGCACCACCCCCTCCGCGTGTTATATTCCTCGTTCTTGAGCCACTTTTTCCCCCAACTTCGTTTCGATGTTTTAACGTTCGATTCGAGGTTACGAGAAATTCCGTCTGTCACGTAAATTGTCACTATTCCGACGCAAACTCAAgccctttttcccactgaCTTGAGCAGTCCCTTGCTTACCGCAATTAtcgacaattttatttaatcgTTTTAAAAGATTTGACCCACGTTCGCCACCACTTGCCActcaatttttctcacttttctcgCAATAACATTAGGCGGCCATATTACTTTTTCAGGCAGTATGGCGAAGGCCGTTCGACGCAACTGACGCAACTGTATCGGGGCGCCACGAATCTCCACTGAGTTAGCCCCCCcatatttgcatttttttttagacaAATTTCTTGGAGGTCGTACAGTGGTTCGTGGTGGCGCAATTAAATCGTTCAGTGgtgaagtattttttcaaaaaataaattccaaaattttaccCCCAAGTTAACCTTTCAACTTGactatattgatttttttttttttttaatttcttgaGGGTCGTACAGTGGTTAATGGTGGTGC includes the following:
- the Cul2 gene encoding cullin-2, which gives rise to MSLKPRMVDFRETWDVLRETVKGVITLADVPRSTWNDRFSDVYSLCVAYPEPMADRLYNETKRFLDNHVSQLLMRVRGHGDNGLLQAYHRAWTEYSQGINYLHRLYLYLNQQHIKKQKLTDAEIIYGVSSTIAVDCQEQMEIGELGLDIWKKRMIAPLRRQLVALLLEGIHADRMGEAQPATTDVICGVIESFVRVEEYKMKGPLDMYQEIFEGPFLEASGEFYSREASELLQQSDVTRYMERVTWRLSQEELRAHKFLHPSSTPKVRQCCEEKMVAAHVAWLHTESDLMVEHERRRDLALLYPLIRPLPSGLAPLVQKLTQHITQQGLQAIGPMQGENVHTQFVESMLAVHSKYSELIKDVFKGEQAFIGALDKACSAVVNHRPAARQPVRAPELLAKYCDSLLKKSAKGVSEAEIDEKLSRSITVFKYVDDKDVFQKFYARMLAKRLIHQQSQSMDAEEAMIDRLKQTCGYEFTNKLHRMFTDMSVSVDLNVKFAASLRERNADAQLGIGFVVYVLQAGAWPLSLPPSPGPFHVPQQLERSVQAFESFYHAQFSGRKITWLHHLCQGELKLNYLKKPYLVTVQTYQMALLLLFEHCDALPCREAAASLRLSHEQLVKHAVILVDCKILKKASSNSSTSSSSVTEEDNGKDSSAENTTSSTTTTNLEEDSVLQLNFDYYNKRTKFRVTGALQRDAPSETEATHRSVDDDRKLYLQAAIVRTMKSRKILRHNQLVQEVLSQSKVTFAPSIGMIKKCIEALIDKQYIERTANSADEYSYVA